The following coding sequences lie in one Gemmatimonadota bacterium genomic window:
- a CDS encoding phytanoyl-CoA dioxygenase family protein, with protein sequence GKPKGSYHRGFTCFGIIYLADVPEPYSGNFTVWPGSHHVYEDYLNKEGIEILSNGQPRIDQPESPHMITGQAGDLILAHFLVYHCASPNASPNIRYATIARMSHVDCAKNGNDCFTDIWREFPCVREVMGLD encoded by the coding sequence TGGCAAACCAAAAGGCTCCTATCACCGGGGCTTTACTTGCTTTGGCATCATCTATCTCGCCGATGTACCCGAGCCTTATAGTGGGAATTTCACTGTCTGGCCCGGGTCCCATCATGTCTATGAAGACTATCTCAATAAGGAGGGCATTGAAATTCTCTCCAATGGACAGCCACGTATCGACCAGCCCGAGTCGCCGCATATGATCACCGGTCAGGCAGGGGATCTCATTCTCGCTCATTTTTTGGTGTATCACTGCGCCAGTCCCAATGCCTCTCCCAATATTCGCTATGCCACAATTGCCCGCATGAGCCATGTTGATTGCGCAAAAAACGGCAACGACTGCTTTACCGACATCTGGCGAGAATTTCCCTGCGTCCGCGAAGTGATGGGCCTTGACTGA
- a CDS encoding multicopper oxidase domain-containing protein, with translation MPANTATRSRRLKPITIELLIVVLLLGVTCYWLLFIRATNTGLTFENKLLIPKQLFGTVVDGRRQFHLTVAEGSREFLPGKQTPTAGVNGPFLGPTLRLRRGEDVDLIVQNNLDEITTMHWHGMHVPARMDGTPHQKIEPGESWTASFPVDQQAAPLWYHPHPHGSTGRQVYRGVAGLMWIDDDNSDALDLPKTYGVDDIPLVLQDRLFDNDGAFRFARNQGAVFGNTMLINGTWNPFLQVESRRIRFRLLNGSNARIYYIGFDDNREFHQIATDGGFLETPLQTNRVILAPGERAEILVDFSDGAEVVLKSYPEAGFLRTITSFFWGIGTGNLQLLKIVPQPAKRASHALPERLNTISRIDPSLAAKTRPMVLAGPRQGGRGGRGGRLQNIQQRITRNLEALQGGRGQGGRGGRGGRGGPPINGKTMDMARIDEVVRLGDIEIWEVHNRGGQPHPFHLHPVQFQILDRNGQPSTSADLGWKDTVLVPPGDLVRIIMAFERYADPQVPYMYHCHVLEHEDNGMMGQFLVVEEPEQLSLITGKTTVVTFITGVQCGHCYEHARLFDKVLRENDINLVIITPESEPDQERVAALSSSLISDTAGKWAGWFGMAHTSPTHGTVLLDATGEAVWRSTAPEPYMDVQNLVNRAKNLPGR, from the coding sequence CGACCAGGTCCCGACGGCTGAAGCCAATCACAATAGAACTGTTGATTGTCGTACTGTTATTGGGCGTGACCTGCTACTGGCTGTTGTTCATCCGAGCCACAAACACTGGGTTGACCTTTGAGAATAAGCTGCTGATTCCCAAACAGTTATTTGGAACCGTTGTAGATGGACGGCGGCAGTTTCACCTGACCGTTGCCGAAGGAAGCCGAGAGTTCTTGCCAGGCAAACAAACACCGACAGCTGGCGTTAACGGACCGTTTCTGGGACCGACACTACGACTGCGGCGAGGCGAAGATGTCGATCTGATCGTCCAGAATAACCTGGATGAAATAACGACAATGCACTGGCACGGAATGCACGTTCCCGCTCGCATGGACGGCACACCACATCAGAAAATCGAGCCTGGAGAATCATGGACTGCCAGCTTTCCAGTCGATCAACAGGCCGCTCCGTTATGGTACCACCCGCATCCGCATGGCAGTACGGGGCGGCAGGTCTATCGGGGAGTCGCTGGCCTCATGTGGATCGATGACGATAACAGTGATGCGCTGGACCTGCCAAAGACCTACGGCGTTGACGACATTCCACTCGTGCTCCAGGACCGACTATTTGACAACGATGGTGCGTTTCGCTTTGCCCGCAACCAGGGTGCTGTCTTTGGAAACACCATGCTGATCAATGGAACCTGGAATCCATTTCTCCAGGTTGAGTCGCGTCGCATTCGATTCAGACTGTTAAACGGCTCGAATGCGCGTATCTACTACATCGGCTTTGACGATAACCGAGAGTTTCATCAGATCGCCACAGATGGCGGATTCCTCGAGACGCCCCTCCAAACCAACCGCGTGATCCTCGCACCCGGCGAGCGAGCCGAGATCCTGGTTGACTTCAGCGACGGTGCTGAAGTCGTGTTGAAAAGCTATCCGGAAGCCGGGTTTCTGAGGACGATCACGTCGTTTTTCTGGGGAATCGGCACGGGGAATCTGCAATTGTTAAAGATCGTTCCCCAGCCGGCAAAACGTGCATCTCACGCACTGCCAGAGCGCCTCAACACCATCTCCCGCATCGATCCCTCACTCGCCGCCAAAACCCGTCCGATGGTTTTGGCTGGACCCCGACAAGGTGGTCGAGGCGGACGAGGGGGACGACTACAAAACATACAACAACGCATCACCCGGAATCTGGAGGCTCTACAAGGCGGACGAGGACAAGGAGGTCGAGGAGGTCGAGGAGGTCGAGGGGGACCACCGATCAACGGCAAGACAATGGATATGGCGAGAATTGATGAGGTCGTGCGATTGGGAGACATTGAGATTTGGGAAGTGCATAATCGCGGCGGTCAGCCTCACCCTTTCCACCTCCATCCGGTCCAGTTTCAAATTCTCGACCGCAACGGCCAACCATCCACCAGTGCCGACCTCGGATGGAAAGACACAGTCCTGGTGCCTCCAGGCGATCTCGTTCGGATCATCATGGCCTTCGAGCGATATGCTGATCCTCAGGTACCATACATGTACCACTGCCACGTCCTGGAACACGAAGACAACGGGATGATGGGACAGTTCCTGGTTGTGGAAGAACCAGAGCAACTCAGCCTGATCACTGGCAAGACGACCGTCGTCACATTCATCACTGGCGTTCAATGCGGGCATTGTTACGAGCACGCGCGTTTGTTCGACAAGGTGCTTCGGGAGAACGACATCAACCTGGTGATCATCACGCCAGAATCCGAGCCGGACCAGGAGAGAGTTGCTGCGCTGTCGTCGAGCCTAATCTCAGACACTGCTGGCAAATGGGCAGGCTGGTTTGGAATGGCCCACACCAGCCCAACGCACGGCACAGTTCTGCTGGATGCAACCGGCGAGGCCGTCTGGAGATCCACAGCCCCCGAACCATACATGGATGTCCAAAATCTCGTGAACCGTGCGAAAAATCTGCCGGGCAGATAA